One window from the genome of Eucalyptus grandis isolate ANBG69807.140 chromosome 7, ASM1654582v1, whole genome shotgun sequence encodes:
- the LOC120295969 gene encoding protein NTM1-like 9, which yields MERFQVGFRFLPSEEELLQGHLMSKVLGYANGCVIPELEDFYAKDPWELPELYQHISNIPSDGWDWYFFCPSPYLAQNSERIKRQTTSGKWKITCQKDEIKARDTKALIGTKRILVFYKGRVKTGWVMHEYHLNPKLLNGYSSTFQIPYILCRLKRKPSESLDISPSFERGFRVTEDTPVISQHEQTEDSDQESSFQATMESLVPFQTLESNLPDYNSYRSFHPQPHMYNDGQQGDGFW from the exons ATGGAGCGATTTCAGGTGGGATTCAGATTTCTTCCATCCGAGGAAGAACTCCTTCAAGGACATTTGATGAGCAAGGTACTTGGTTATGCCAATGGTTGCGTCATTCCCGAGCTTGAGGATTTCTATGCTAAGGATCCTTGGGAATTACCCGAATTGTATCAAC ATATATCAAATATTCCATCTGATGGGTGGGATTGGTACTTCTTTTGTCCTTCTCCTTACCTAGCCCAAAATAGCGAGCGCATCAAAAGGCAAACAACAAGCGGTAAATGGAAGATCACTTGTCAAAAGGATGAGATAAAAGCTCGAGACACCAAGGCTTTAATAGGAACCAAGAGGATTTTGGTCTTTTACAAGGGTCGCGTCAAGACTGGATGGGTCATGCATGAATATCATTTGAATCCGAAACTTCTTAACGGATACTCCTCAACTTTTCAG ATACCCTATATCCTTTGTCGCTTGAAGAGGAAACCAAGTGAAAGCTTGGATATTTCGCCCAGTTTTGAAAGAGGTTTTAGGGTAACCGAGGACACTCCGGTTATTTCTCAACATGAGCAGACAGAGGACTCAGATCAGGAG TCATCATTTCAAGCAACCATGGAATCGCTCGTTCCATTTCAGACGCTCGAGAGCAACCTGCCGGACTACAATTCGTATCGCTCTTTCCATCCGCAGCCCCACATGTACAACGATGGCCAG CAGGGCGATGGTTTTTGGTGA
- the LOC104452982 gene encoding protein NTM1-like 9 — MTCLESMVYSKVQPRDWIMEEPTETWPKGLRFKPTESEFVDHHLRRKLKGEKETICVIPELNIYKWEPQDLFARYNALSRIPSDGHECFFFCPRDNKIPNSLRSSRKTEFGFWKDTSKKRGVQAPGTGEEIGFKRILVYYEGRQGDARRTHFSMHEYHLKSNVSNSEIPNPREFVLCHITNRKCEKAGSESAIMSTRANLTISSTLSNSECEGAQDFSLQASPAVTVESESSNHTMLNHGLPDHSAYVPQQPDMLGMESSLRNDNWFVDGASDKHFALSCPPSDDVIFLSDLWS, encoded by the exons ATGACCTGTTTGGAGTCGATGGTCTATAGCAAAGTCCAGCCAAGA GATTGGATTATGGAAGAACCGACGGAGACATGGCCAAAGGGACTCAGATTCAAGCCGACGGAGAGCGAATTCGTCGACCATCACTTGCGAAGAAAGctgaaaggagaaaaggaaactATCTGCGTAATACCGGAGCTAAATATCTACAAGTGGGAGCCTCAGGATCTCTTTGCCAGATACAATG CCCTGTCAAGGATACCGTCGGATGGACACGAGTGTTTCTTCTTCTGCCCCCGTGATAACAAGATCCCAAATAGCCTTCGTTCGAGTAGGAAGACGGAGTTCGGATTTTGGAAAGATACGAGTAAGAAACGTGGTGTGCAAGCACCGGGCACCGGTGAGGAGATAGGGTTCAAGAGGATCTTGGTTTACTACGAAGGTCGACAAGGGGACGCCCGCAGAACCCACTTCAGCATGCATGAGTATCACCTAAAATCGAATGTTTCGAATAGTGAAATTCCCAACCCG aggGAATTTGTCCTCTGTCACATAACAAACAGGAAATGTGAAAAAGCAGGATCGGAGTCAGCAATTATGAGTACCAGGGCCAatctaaccatttccagtactCTTAGTAATTCCGAATGTGAAGGAGCACAAGATTTTAGCTTGCAG GCATCTCCAGCAGTGACTGTTGAATCCGAAAGTTCGAACCATACTATGTTGAATCATGGATTACCGGACCACAGTGCGTATGTTCCTCAGCAGCCTGACATGCTCGGAATGGAAAGCTCGTTGCGCAATGATAACTGGTTTGTTGACGGAGCTAGTGACAAACATTTTGCGCTGTCGTGTCCTCCGAGCGATGATGTTATCTTCCTCTCTGATCTCTGGAGCTAA